The sequence below is a genomic window from Bos javanicus breed banteng chromosome 5, ARS-OSU_banteng_1.0, whole genome shotgun sequence.
ttgtgtctaattctttgcaaccccaggaactgcaccctgccaaactcctctgtccatggaattttccaggcaagaatactggagcagagttgccatttccttgtccaggggatcttactgatccagagatcaaacctgcatctcctgcattggcaggtggattccataccactgagccactgggaatcCCACTTGGTATAATTAATCCATGAATAATTATGACTTGTTACTTATTGATCAAGCATTTTTTGCCATGTGTTTTTCTGAGTGTTCTGTACACATTTTGTGATGTATTTCTCACAGTAACCATGTCAGGTTAGTTTTATTTATCCCTGAATTTGCAGATTAAGAAATTGTGGTTCAGAGTGGTCACTCAAGATCACTAGTTTAGAGCTGGGATTAGAATTGTGTTttgctctggtggctcagacactaaagaacctgcctgcaatgaaggagacctggattccatccctgaatccggaagatcccttggagaaggaaatggcaacccactccagtattcttgactggagagtcccatggacagaggagcttggcgggctacagtctatgaggttgcagagtcagacacaactaagtgactaacacttgcctTCCTTTTAACTCTCCCTCCAAAAGTAGAAATGGCCCTTGAAGCAGCTTAAAATGCTCAAGATACAAAGATGTAATTTTAAGGAACAATTTGAGGCAAAAGTGAGAGTTCCTTTTATGTATTGGTAGACATAGATAAACATACTTATGAGCACATGAACACCAAGACTCTAAGTAACCAGTGAATAGATTCCAACCTAATTGTACATCATTGtctccattaaaaaagaaaatcattgtcTGGAGTAGGTGTAGGGAtaggggaaaggaaagggaataaGAATGCAATATTTTAAGTcatagaaaagacagaaaatctaATGCTCTGTGGGATCAGGGAGTTTTAGAGATCAAACCAAATCCTTAACATATTTGTTTCCAGATAAGGGTCAAGTTATTCTTCAAGGTAAAAACGTGTTTTTCTGTCAGTCTGGTTAACTTCATGACCTGAGTATTCTCTTTAAGCTTCAGCTTTTTAGCTTAGAACCTCTCAACTTCCTTCTGATGTTAAGAACAACTTAACTGTTTTTCATAAAAGTACACTTATTATAATACGCCTTATATTTAATTCCAGGTTTTGTCTGCTATCCTTTAAAGAGAAACATGAGCCAGTTTTgttgttaaacatttttatttatatataattatgtgcatgcatgctcagtcgcttcagttcagttcagttcagttgctcagtcgtgtctgactctttgcgatcccatgaatcgaagcacaccaggcctccatgtccatcaccaactcccagagttcactcagactcacgtccattgagtcgcttcagtcttgtccaattctttggcgactccatggactgtatagcctgccaggctcctctgttcatggaattctccaggcaagaatactggagtgagttgccatttccttctccaggagatattccccacccagggattgaaccctcgtctcttgcgaCTCCTTCACTGACAGGTGGaatccttaccactgaaccaccagggaagcccatatatatataattttatatgtatatattattagtATGTAAATGAGATCTGTGGTTAAGGGCATGCTTGTTACTTCAGGTGGCTTTCAAGTCCCTGTAGATTCCATGCGCCTCCCCTCTCAACAAGATCAGCCAATGATTCTGAGATTATATACCTCCTTCACCTCAGgtggtgctcagtggtaaagaatctgcctgccagtgtaggaaatgctagagacatgagttcagtccctaggttgggacgatctcctAGAGTAGAAAATAACAACCCACTACCATATTCTTTCCTAaaacatcccatggacacagaagcctggcagtccatggcgacacagtccatggggtcgcaaagagtcagacacaactgagcacacacacacaacacagtgGTACAGATACCTGTCATTATGCTCAAGTCTGCTTGAATAAATGCTATAAAATACTAATCATCTCTTGACTTTCTTGTTTTATTATCAGTCAACACACCCAtcttaatggataaacaaatggatATAAGTTTTTGAAAAGTTGAATTAGAATTAGTCTcagcagcatttattttttaagttgcctACCCttgatatatgctgctgctgctgctaagtcgcttcagtcgtgtccgactctgtgcgaccacatagacagcagcccgccaggctcccccatccctaggattctccaggcaggaacactgaagtgggttgccatttccttctccaatgcatgaaagtgaaaagtgaaagtgaagtcgctcagtcgtgttagcaaccccgtggactgcagcctaccaggctcctccgtccatgggattttccaggcaagagtactggagtggggtgccattgccttctcccacccttGATATATAACCAGGTATGAACCACTGTCAGTCTCTTTAAATCTACTGAAAAGTTATTTTAACTTGTGAATGGCCAAATTAGGTCCCAGCAGTATTAAAAGTTctggtttatttatttgtgcAAGCCCAATGTATATCAGATCCTGTAAGACTTGAGGCCTCTTTATATTTCTGTAATATATCATAAATTCAAGGAGCACATATATTTGacacaaattaaaatatgttGGAAATGGATATTTCCTATTTCCAAAGCTTGTCAAACTAAGAAAATTAGATGTTTGGGGTGGGAAGTGTAATGATCTGGGAAAAGTGGGAAGTTAATCACAATTGAGGAAACATAGTTCTGTATATCTGCCCCTTGCATAGCGAAAACCAACTATTATAGAAAGGAGAGAATTAAGCATTGTTCCTTAATGTTAATCATACTGAATGTTAACCATAAATTAATATTAACCTTACTGAGGAGTGAGCTTATGATTTTTTCATCATCAATTATTTtatctctatattttttaaaacggCCAGTTTCCAGTAGCCTATTCTgataaaaatatgtgtttaattGGGCtcgagtattttaaaaatttatctttttttctactCAGGAATTTTAAAGACAGTTTAAACTCAGATAAAccttaattaataaataaaaccaaatgtttcatttatttgaatGAGGGAAGAAcatataaggtttttttttaatcccaagcATATACCATCTCCAAACTCAACTCATTCAAGTGTTTCAGTCACACTTATATTGTATTTTTAGTAATAGTTCTAATACTTCCTGGAAGTTTTGAATCTTTCTATAGTGATTGATGTTTAAACATTTAATCACCATTTATAAGTGATTAATCATCTATCTAATTAAATAATACAGATAGTCATTATTCTTTAAATACTCTGCAATAATTTTATAATgatcaaatttaaattttgagTAACTAATTTGTTCACAATTTTCTTTTTAGCTACAGAGGTTAAAATATCCCATGTCATTTTTGTAATTACTAAACAATCTTATGTTTTTGTGTATACTAAACCAGTAATATGTGTTGTTAGCTTCTAGAAGTAATTGCCACTgtaattttaaagataaggataCCATTTACAGTACAGTGTGAAATTTGCAATATGTATTATAGCCagccagtattttaaaatacagatattttaaatttcagtacactgggaaaattttaatttgcaaAATGATATCCTGGGATATTGGTTATTTTCTTAATAGCTTAAAAACCAGTACAGGATGATAACGGAAGAAATTACTTTCTGAATTGCAGAACTTAATACATAGATTTTTAACTTAAGTGTGGGAAATGAGTCTTTTCTGATACTTTGAAAATGGTAAACTCCCagtcatcatcagttcagttcagttgctcagtcgtgtctgactctttgcgaccccatggactgcagcacaccaggcctccctgtccatcaccaactcccagagtttactcaaactcatgtccattgagtcggtgatgccatccagccatctcatcctctgtcgtccccttctcctcctgccctcaatctttcccatcatcagggtcttttcaaatgagtcagtcatCATATTTGACATCATATCCTTTTACTTCTGAGGTAGtctattaaaaagtgaaagttgctcagtcatgtctgactctttgctgccccatgctTATatagagtccatgaaattctctaggccagaatactggagtgggtagcctttcccttctccaggggatcttcccaacccagggatcaaacccaggtctcccacattgcaggaagattctttaccagctgagccacaagggaagcccaagaatattggagtagatagcctatcccttctccagcggatcttcctgacacaggaattgaagcAGGGCCTCCTTcactgaaggcggattctttaccaactgagctatcagggaagtccaatctatTAAAGCCTTATAAATTaaatcttattcttttttctgattGGGATAAGAAATAACATAATTCCAATTCATGCAAAATAAAGTGGGGGAGTAACAGTCATTTTTAATAGTATTAATATACTTCTTTGTAATTTCTCTTGTCGGGAATGTATTTTGCATTAGTTTGCATAAAAAATAAGTCatgatgtttaaaataattttaatgtccTGTTTTTGTTTAGACCAAAGTCACTGGaaactgtgaaaaaaatataaatatgttttcatgtaaataaatgccagttttcagttttcattatttcatttatagagAGATCCCACTTATCAGAGTCTCTGGTTTATCCTGAACAGTTTCAGTCTTTCATATTTCTCTCAGAGAAAAACCAAGATAATCCAGAGAACTATTTGACAGTACTCTTCCTTGAAAACTTTATCTTTAGCAGCAATCTTTTTATTACAGAAGTTCTAGCTTGCATAGTAAAAGCTATCCAAGAACTCTTAAGAcaaatgagaaatgagaaattgtgctgtattttatacatatatatacatacatacatatgtgtgtgtgtgtgtgtgtgtgtgcgtgtgtatactTATTTAttggaagcttccctggtggctcagacagtaaacaatctgcctgaagtgcaggagatctgggtcaagaggatccactggaggaagaaatagcaacccactgcagtattcttgcctggagaattctatggacagaggatcctgctgggctacagtccataggatcacaaagagtcagacacgactgagtgactaacacacacatacttatttattaatacttatatgtgtatatatagatacttGCTTCTTCaatcatatttttttaactttcacaaACTGCTACTTGGAGATGAAAAGAGTGTTAATCTAAACATTTGAGGTGACTCCTGAATTGAAAGCAACCTACTTGTTTTAAGATACTACATGATATGGCTATAGTTCACAAGTAAAATTTTCCCTTATTATTAAATGGATTTGTTGAAAGAATTTTTGCTGGTTatttaataagaaatatttaGTGATGGCTTAGTCAAAGAGTATGCATTTTAGATAGTATTCCTTAAAACCCTAATCCTCAAGATTATCTCATTTGTCTGTGTTTATATAGCAGGAAGTAAAGTGGCATTGTGGCAAACATCCAGTTAATTTTAATCAATGGAGGTAGACTGACCAAATAATGTTCTTCAGATAGTCTCCTTCCATTCCCTTCCAGtggcttttttgtatttctgcacaACTAATAATCAGAAAAAAGTTGTGACAGTTGTCCATTTCAGCAAGTCAAAGAAGGGAAGCATACAGGGTTTGAACCAATATGGATAGTAAGAACATTACTTAGTGTATGAAGCTACATTCTTTTGTAACACACCATGTAAAATTGAAAGAGAGGGGGGAAAAGTTATTAACCAAATAACATGATATACAGAACCACCACTGATGTTGGTAAAGAGTAAATATGGATAACTGTTATTTGCTTTGAGTCCCTGGTTATACTAAAACTAAAATTCCTTGTGTGTGGTGTATGTCATTTCCCCCCTGAGAAGTAAGTCATGAAAGTTGAAGTGACAGTGTCTATCTTTAAATATTCCAAGGCACTAAAGAAAAATACCCATAGGAAAAATATCGCATCTTATTATAGGATTATAGGTACTTTCTGAGAGGTGCATTTATTTCATTGCTGAtagtccttttatttatttttttttctctctctcctgtagCAGTTATATGCTGCCCAGCTAGCTGCAATGCAGGTATCTCCAGGAGGAAAGCTCCCAGGCGTATCCCAAGGCAACCTTGGTGCTGCTGTATCTCCTACCAGCATTCACACAGACAAGAGCACAAACAGCCCACCACCCAAAAGCAAGGTACCCCTTTGAAGAAGCTACATGTTTTGGCATTTagagtttgctttttgtttgatGATATGTATTGAATACCTATTACGTACCAGTAACTGGGCTAAATGCTAGATCGTCAAGGAAACAATGGTTAGTAGAATCAGTAAGGATCGTGTCCCTATAAATCACTCACACAACATTtagtcactcatttattcaatgaAGATGCATTGATAGCTGTAGTAGAAAATTGATAGCTGTAGTGATAGAAATATTTGAAAGGTAGTTGTGCTGTCACCAAGAATGTTATAGTCTTATAAAATAGATACCCATACTCTATTATATAAGGTCTTAGAAGGAGTTACAGGGAAAGAATGTTAAGTTATTAggacaaaaatattatttatacctTCAGTGAGGGACCTGAAAAAATTGTTCCAGCTGCCTCCCTGTGCTGAGCCTTCTGCTGGGCGCAGTGGGTAGGACGAAGAGCGCGAGAAGATGGAGAGGGCGGGGCGGCGAGTCCGGAGCCAGAGATTGAAGCGATTTGGGATGGGCCGAGCATTTGCGCGTCGCCCTTCGGCCTGAGTAGACCAAGACAATGCTACCAGCGTCATCCTTTATACCAGAAAGCTGGCGGGCactatggggaaaaaacaaaacaagaagaaagtggaggaggtgctagaagaagaggaagaagaatacGTGGTAGAAAAAGTTCTAGACCGTCGAGTGGTAAAGGGCAAAGTGGAGTATCTCCTAAAGTGGAAGGGGTTCTCAGATGAGGATAACACATGGGAACCAGAAGAGAACCTGGATTGCCCTGACCTCATTGCTGAGTTTCTGCAGTCACAGAAAACAGCACACGAGACAGATAAATCAGAGGGAGGCAAACGCAAAGCTGATTCTGATTCGGAAGATAGGGGGGAGGAGAGCaaaccaaagaagaaagaagagtcaGAAAAGCCACGAGGCTTTGCCCGGGGTTTGGAACCAGAGAGGATTATTGGAGCTACGGACTCCAGTGGAGAACTCATGTTCCTAATGAAATGGAAGAACTCTGATGAGGCTGATCTGGTCCCTGCCAAGGAAGCCAATGTCAAGTGCCCGCAGGTTGTCATATCCTTCTATGAGGAAAGGCTGACGTGGCATTCTTACCCCTCAGAGGATGATGACAAAAACGATGATAAGAATTAACTTTCTTGAATACCAGCCCCTGTCACATCTGACTGTGGGTTTCAAGTGGGGAAAGAAGGAGTTCTCCTTGTCTTGACACCATAAAGGTGGCTTGAGAAGATGTCCTTTGAAGAGCCAGTATAGTTTCTGTGCCCTACAGCAGCCCAAGGGCTTCAAAGCCATTCCATGCTGTACAGTTTGCACACCCATCCcagtggaggggaaggagggtCAGTGTTGCAAGGCAACCCCTTCtgaactttgctttaaaaaaaagcaaagggcCTTCTATGAAGGACAAAACGCAGAATGGGATGTGGGAGAGCAAGAGGTACTGTAGATCTTCAAAGAGCATCTCCACAACCCACACAGCCTTCTTCCCGATAGTGTTAACTCTGCATTTTTACAGCGTAGCATGTGTGTAGTTTTTGGCTATTACTGGTGTATTatttggggtgggtggggtggggtgggaaagaaGGGAGATGGGTTAGgatcatttttgttaaaatttggGGAAACggtgaaacaaaggaaagaacaacTAATGATGATTGGGTTCTGTGTCCAGAATATTGTATCCTTtcaaaaaatgccattggcaacCTAAATGAGGACTGTGAGAGACTGTTTAAAAGCTGTGAATGCCTGAAACTTAGAAGCCAAGGTATTCCCTGCCTGAGCTTAATGCTGTTCCCAACAAAGGAATAAGAAGCTACCAAAGCTGCCATTTGGGGGATGGAAACTGGTTGAGGAGGATAAGTCTTATTGGAGTGTATACATAGGCAGATCATTCTGTCTTAGAGGTGCTACTCATGAAACTGACAAGAAGACCCTTTCTTTTCCTATTGTGAAGTTACAAATATCAGCTTCTCCATCCAAGCCACTGGTGAAGTATTTAGGGAAGGGCAGAGAGTGGTATAGGAGGTAAGTGAGTAGGGAAAGACAAGGGCCGGTGCTCATAGGGTAGAAAACTCTTGGAGCCTCTGTTTTTTGAACTTTGAAACCATTGGTGGCAGGGTTCAGTCACTGACAGCACAAGTTCAAGAGTTGAATGATTTCAAAAGCCCTGGTCTCAGGAGAAGATAAATATTCATACTGGGGCAGTGGttcactttaaaacaaaacaaattttttaatccTAAGAACTAACTAAAATCCAAAACGCTGTCTTGAGTCATGAGATCCATCAGTTGTTGACATCATCTTGATCTGCATCTAGAACTCCATTGTAATTTTTAGGCGTGTGTTAGGTTTTTGTGAAAAGTTGTTTAAATGTAAACTTCATATCAACACTGTCAGTTTTTTGTCTTAATAAAACTATATAGATttataatccttaaaaaaaaaaattgttccaaAGGAGAACTGAAATAGACCTTAAATATGAGTATGATTAGAGCgtagagaaaatgttttatttaaatatcacCAACTGGTTATGTGATATAGTATAGGTACAATTTCAGACATATTATCCAGCCAATTAGAAAGACAATGCTAGTGTTAAAAGTTAGAGTATTtagaaatagttttgtttttagggCAAAGAAACCATTTCCTGAGAGAGCCTCGAAAAGGACCGGGGGGGGGTTCAAATAATTTGTTTCTTGGCTcaaaagaaagaagcagaaaaattaatttaaatttcttcatGATTTTTAATCTCTTACCTAGATGATTGTATATGAATATTATTAAACTTCctatataaaaaagtaaagagTATCCATAAAGTAATTTTATTGGACATTGCTCAGGGAAATAATCACACATTAACAGTTAGAAAATATTCAGTAGAAAACTTGACACAGTGAATTTACCCCCCAAATAATGCTGTTTGTCTTTTGCTGAATTACCTAGAAAGTTCCTTCTGCTCTCTATTTTAAGAATTCATCTTGAAATGTCTGAAGAGTAATAGAGTTAGAGTAGTCACAACAAtagaaaaaatacacagagaaaaaaatttagaaatttttgaaagagaaaaaaaaatcctagagtATTTTAATTCTCCTCTAGTGCCCTGGCACATGCTTTTCATAGTCAGTGTATTAATCCAGAATAGAAATTGGGAAAGAGAACATTTGGGTTGGGAAAGTGTCCTCTAGCCTCCATCTTCCCAAGCCCCCCAAGTCTGTTTTTTCATACTAATAGATAAATACGTTTGGAATAATAACTCACCCTGGACAAGGACCTTAGACATGATTCGCTAGCAACATGtacaaagatatagaggaaaattATGTACTTGATACTGTGATGTTAGGAAATATGATAAGCCTTTTAAGAACTCTTTCAGCTGTGTAATGGACCTTCCATGTTCTGCGCTTGAGGTGTACTTGAGGTGTGGTGTGCTTTTCTATATAATCACAGCAGAACGTGTTTTTAAAACTTGGTAATAATGatgacatttattaaatataatttaattttaaagcagTGATATTTTGGTGTCTCCAAGGAACAGTAGTTTCAAAGTATTCCATGTATAGGCTCAATTCAGTtagtaagttcagtcactcagtcatgtccaattctttgcgaccccatggactgcagcacaccaggtatccctgtccatcaccaattcctggagcttactcaaactcatggccattgagtcagtgatgccatccaccatctcatcctccatcttccctttctcctcctgcattcaatctttcccagccatgGGGCTTTTCAGATTAGTTGGtactttgcatcacgtggccacagtattggagtttaagcttcaacatcagtccttccaatgaacacccatctaaaggacttatctcctttagaatggactggttggatctccttgcagtccaagggactctcaagagtcttctccaacaccacagttcaaaaacatcaattcttcagcgctcagctttctttatagtccaactctgacatccatacatgaccactggaaaaaccatagtttgactagatggaactttgttgacaaagtagtgtctctgctttttaatatcctgtgtaggttgatcataatttttcttccaaggagcaagcatcttttaatttcatggctgcagtagccacctgcagtgattttggagcctccaaaaataaagcctgtcactgtttccactgtttccccatttatttgccatgaagtgatgggaccagatgccatgatcttagttttctaaatgctgagctttaagccaactctttgactctcctcattcactttcctcaagaatctctttagttcttcttaactttctgccatgcgggtggtgtcatctgcatatctgaggttattgatacttctccttgcagtcttgattccagcttgtgcttcatccagcccagtatttctcataatgtactctacatataggttaaataagcagggtgaaatatgtagccttgatatactcctttcctgatttggtaccagtctgttgttccatgtccagttctaaatattGCTTTTGAcatgcatacagttttctcaggaggcaggtcaggtagtctggtattcccatctcttgaagaattttccacagtctgttgtgatccacacagtcaaaggctttgttatagccagtaaagcagaaatagatgtttttctggaactctcttgcttttttgatgatccagcggatgttgacaatttgatctctggttcccctgccttttctaaatccagcttgatcatctggaagttcacgttcacatactgttgaagcctctcctggagaattttgagcattgctttgctagtgtgtgagatgagtgcaattgtgcagtagtttgagcattctttggcattgcctttctttggaattagagTGAAaacgaccttttccagtcccgtggccactgctgagttttccaaatttgctggcatattgagtgtagcactttcacagcgttatcttttaggatttgaaatagctcaactggaattccatcacctccactagctttgtttgtagtgatgcttcctaaggcctacctgacttcacattccaggatgtctggctttaggtgagtgatcacaccatcgtgatcatctgggtcatgaacatcttttttgtatagttctgtgtattcttgccacctcttcttaatatattctgcttctattagctccataccatttctgtcctttattgtgcccatctttgcatgacatgttcccttggtatctctaattttcttgaaaagatctctagtctttcccattctattgttttcctctatttttttgcactgatcactgagaacggctttcttctctccttgctattctttataactctgcattcaaatggatatatctttccttttctcttttgccttttgcctctattcttttctcagtgatttgtaaggcctcctcagacaaccattttgcctttttgcatttctttttcttgggcatggtcttgattcctgcctcctgttcaatgtaacgaacctctgtccatagttcttcaggcactctgtctatcagatctaacctcCTAAAATCTATTTGTTACGTCCACTgtacgggatttgatttaggtcacaccataatggtctagtggttttccctgctttctaaatttaagtctgaatttggcaataaggagttcatgatctgagccacagtcagctcccagtcttgtttttgctgactccatagagcttctctgtctttggcttcaaagaatataatcaacagaaaattggattaaagatttactgagcaccaaagaactgatggggcttccctggtggctcagaggttaaagcgtctgcctgtaatgcaggagacctgggttctatccctgggttgggaagatcccttggagaaggaaatggcaaacccctccactattcttgcctggagattcccatggacagaggagcctggtgggctacaatccatggggttgcaaagagtcagaaagtgaCTTAACTTTCTCTAACATTCCActttcaaagaattgatgcttttgaactgtggtgttggagaagactcttgagagtcccttggaccacaaagaGAGCCactcagtccatcctaaaggagatcagtccttgggtattcattggaaggactgatgttgaagctgaaactccagtacttcggccacttgatgcgaagagctgactcatttgaaaagaccctgatgctgggaaaaattgacagcaggaggagaaggggatgacagaggatgagatagttggatggcatcatcgactcaatcgacatgagtttgggtaggctccgagagttggtgatggacagggagtcttggagtgctgcagttcatggggtcacaaagaatcagacaagactgagcaactaaactgaactgaattgaactgagcatggcccagcccatcagaacaagacccatcttccccctcagtcagtgtcTCCCAtctggaagcttccataagcctcttatccttctccatcagagggcaaacagaatgaaaaccacaaacacagaaaactaacccatctgatcacatggaccacagccttgtctaactcagtgaaactatgagtcatgccacaTAGGactacccaagacagatgggtcatggtggagagttctgacaaaacatggtctactggagaagggaatagcaaaccacttcagtattcttgacttgagaaccctatgaacagtatgaaaaggcaaaattataggacactgaaagatgaactccccaggtctgtaggtacccaatatgctattggagatcagtggagaaataactccagaaagaatgaagagacggagccaaagcaaaaacaatacccagttgtggatgtgactggtgttggaagtaaagtccaatgctgtaaagagcaatattgcataggaacctggaatgttaggtccatgaatcaaggcaaattggaagtggtcaaacaggagatggcaagactgaacatcgacattttaggaatcagtgaactaaaatggactgataagggtgaatttaacttagatgaccattatatctactacagtgggcaagaatcccttagaagaaatggagtagccatcatagtcaacaaaggagtctaAAATgccgtacttggatgcaatctcaaaaatgatagaatgatctctgtttgtttccaagagaaaccattcagtgtcacagtaatccaagtctatgccccagctagtaatgctgaaaaagctgaagttgaatggttctatgaaaacttataagaccttctggaactaacacacaa
It includes:
- the LOC133248012 gene encoding chromobox protein homolog 1-like, with the translated sequence MGKKQNKKKVEEVLEEEEEEYVVEKVLDRRVVKGKVEYLLKWKGFSDEDNTWEPEENLDCPDLIAEFLQSQKTAHETDKSEGGKRKADSDSEDRGEESKPKKKEESEKPRGFARGLEPERIIGATDSSGELMFLMKWKNSDEADLVPAKEANVKCPQVVISFYEERLTWHSYPSEDDDKNDDKN